The following are from one region of the Saccharomyces kudriavzevii IFO 1802 strain IFO1802 genome assembly, chromosome: 12 genome:
- the STU2 gene encoding Stu2p (similar to Saccharomyces cerevisiae STU2 (YLR045C); ancestral locus Anc_5.123) yields the protein MSGEDEVDYTTLPLEERLAFKLWKARLEAYKELSQLFTNSIDEGRRDDSIQIYWKDPSLFAQYITDSNVVAQEQAIVALNTLIDAFAPSSLKNVHNVTLISTWIPLLVEKGLTSSRATTKTQSMNCILSLCGLDASITQSVELIMPFFEKKLPKLIAAAVNCVCELMAAFGLTNVTVQTFLPELLKYVPQLASHGDRNVRSQTMNLIVEIYKSTGNNGDLLEEMLFKKLKPIQVKDLHKLFAKVVDEPSSSKRLFEWEKRELEKKRKQEEEARKRKSITSNDKQEYQMDKDGDTLMNMEADMLPSKQQHVVQIDTFSMLPEETILDKLPKEFQEKITSSKWKDRVEVLEEFWDNVLSQTKKLKSSSQDYSNLLGIYGHIIQKDANIQAVALAAQSVELICDKLKTLGFSKDYVSLVFTPLLDRTKEKKPSVIESIRKALLTLCKYHDPLASNRRNEDMLKDILEHMKHKTPQIRMECTQLFNSSMKEERDGYSTLQRYLKDEVVPIVVHIVNDTQPAIRTIGFESFAILIKIFGMNTFVKTLEHLDNLKRKKIEETVKTLPSFSIASGSTGSNSDVNKQTGTTGNKFLLKKSSVLPSKRVASSPLRNDNKSKVNPIGSMASATKPSMVASNNKSRVLLTSKSLTTPKNVVANIGDKNEKLIEEYKYRFQKLQNDEMIWTKERQSLLEKMNSSENYKIEMIKENEMLREQLKEAQSKLNEKNIQLRSKEIDVNKLSDRVMSLENELRNMEIELDRNKKRNDTNLQSMGTISSYSIPSSTVSSNYGVKSLSSTVPFKEEEDGRRREEGSYERRSSESIGDLPHRVNSLNIRPYRKNGIGMGGVSEDLDLDFNDSFASEESYKRAAAVTSTLKARIEKMKAKSRQEGATRT from the coding sequence ATGTCAGGAGAAGACGAAGTGGACTACACCACGTTACCTCTAGAAGAGCGATTGGCGTTCAAGTTATGGAAAGCACGCTTAGAAGCTTATAAAGAATTGAGCCAGCTCTTCACAAATTCTATTGACGAGGGCAGGAGGGATGATAGTATACAAATTTACTGGAAAGATCCTTCATTATTTGCACAATATATAACTGATTCTAATGTGGTCGCTCAAGAACAGGCCATTGTTGCCCTGAATACTTTAATAGACGCCTTTGCGCCCTcgtctttgaaaaatgtaCATAATGTTACCTTAATATCGACATGGATTCCATTACTTGTGGAAAAGGGCTTAACATCCTCAAGAGCGACGACAAAGACACAGTCGATGAACTGTATCCTCTCACTTTGCGGTCTTGATGCGTCCATTACGCAATCTGTGGAATTGATAATGCCCTTTTTCGAGAAAAAGCTACCAAAATTGATCGCTGCGGCAGTTAACTGCGTTTGTGAGTTAATGGCCGCATTTGGGCTCACCAATGTAACCGTTCAAACGTTCCTGCCGGAATTATTAAAGTATGTTCCCCAACTAGCCAGTCATGGTGACAGAAATGTTCGATCACAAACGATGAATTTGATTGTGGAGATTTATAAAAGTACAGGCAATAATGGTGACTTATTAGAGGAGATGCTGTTCAAAAAACTGAAGCCGATTCAAGTGAAAGATCTTCATAAACTGTTCGCAAAAGTTGTCGATGAgccatcttcatcaaagagATTATTCGAAtgggaaaaaagagagttggaaaagaaaagaaagcaagaggaagaagccAGGAAGAGAAAATCCATAACTTCTAATGATAAGCAGGAATACCAGATGGATAAGGATGGAGATACTTTGATGAATATGGAAGCCGATATGCTACCATCAAAGCAGCAGCATGTCGTTCAAATAGACACTTTTAGTATGCTACCAGAAGAGACAATCCTCGACAAATTGCCTAAAGAATTTCAGGAGAAGATAACGTCATCCAAATGGAAAGATAGAGTAGAAgtattggaagaattttGGGATAACGTTTTATCGCAGACCAAGAAGCTGAAAAGCTCTTCTCAAGATTATTCAAACTTATTGGGGATATATGGACATATTATCCAGAAAGATGCAAACATTCAAGCTGTTGCTTTAGCCGCCCAATCAGTGGAATTAATCTGTGACAAACTAAAAACACTTGGATTTTCCAAGGATTACGTTTCATTGGTTTTCACACCCTTATTGGATAGGACAAAGGAGAAAAAGCCTTCTGTCATAGAATCTATCAGGAAGGCGTTATTGACTCTTTGTAAGTATCACGACCCACTGGCTTCCAACAGGCGCAATGAAGATATGCTGAAAGATATTTTAGAACATATGAAGCATAAAACACCCCAAATTAGAATGGAGTGTACACAATTGTTTAATTCAAGcatgaaagaagaaagggaCGGATACTCAACTTTACAAAGATATTTAAAGGATGAAGTGGTGCCCATTGTGGTTCACATCGTCAACGATACGCAACCTGCTATAAGAACAATTGGATTCGAAAGTTTTGCTATTCTaattaaaatatttggaatGAATACCTTTGTAAAGACATTAGAGCATTTGGATAAtctgaaaaggaaaaaaatcgaaGAAACCGTCAAGACGCTACCTAGCTTCAGCATCGCAAGCGGTAGTACTGGTAGCAATTCTGACGTGAATAAACAAACAGGGACTACGGGAAACAAATTtctactgaaaaaaagttccGTACTTCCATCAAAGAGAGTGGCTTCTTCACCATTGAGAAATGATAACAAAAGTAAAGTAAACCCCATAGGGTCGATGGCCTCTGCGACAAAACCATCAATGGTAGCCAGTAACAATAAATCGAGAGTCCTGTTGACGTCTAAGTCTTTAACGACGCCAAAAAACGTAGTGGCTAATATTGGtgacaaaaatgaaaaattgattgaagaatataaatacagatttcaaaaactaCAGAACGATGAAATGATATGGACCAAGGAAAGACAAAGCCTGCTCGAAAAGATGAATAGTTCAGAAAATTATAAGATCGAAATGATTAAAGAGAACGAAATGCTAAGAGAACAACTAAAGGAGGCGCAATCCAAATTGAACGAAAAGAACATCCAACTAAGATCCAAGGAGATCGATGTGAATAAACTATCCGATAGAGTAATGTCGTTAGAAAATGAGCTTAGAAACATGGAGATCGAATTGGAtagaaataagaaaagaaatgataCGAACTTGCAGTCGATGGGTACAATTTCATCGTATTCCATACCTTCTTCCACAGTGTCAAGCAATTATGGAGTAAAATCGTTATCTTCCACGGTGccattcaaagaagaggaagatggaagaagaagagaagaaggCAGCTACGAAAGACGATCAAGCGAGTCCATCGGAGACTTACCACATCGCGTCAATTCCCTCAACATACGGCCGTACAGAAAGAACGGTATTGGAATGGGCGGTGTCTCTGAAGACTTGGATCTCGATTTTAATGATAGTTTCGCCTCAGAGGAAAGTTATAAACGTGCTGCTGCAGTGACATCCACACTAAAAGccagaattgaaaaaatgaaagccAAATCAAGACAGGAAGGGGCAACCAGGACGTGA
- the SKDI12G0990 gene encoding uncharacterized protein (similar to Saccharomyces cerevisiae RTA1 (YGR213C) and YLR046C; ancestral locus Anc_5.118) translates to MVELKYKGFYAYNPDQAAAIAFAVLFGILTLSASVQIIKVAHTSKKRISTWKSAELSEEYSTLRYYSDAKLRWTHFPFILGIVLELVGYVLRAITINKPAISTFIAQSVLVLIAPSLYSASIFMLFSKMAHLAFMERYMVVPAKYSTLSFLVGDMIGRILQAAGGGLLSSVSSRNTGRILIIVGLFIQIFFYGVLMFDQIFFHYKMKTTPSKILRNTNGWFQFNYILLNGNILIIARSIIRVIEFIMGLQSYISRHEWCLYVFDTVPMFLLPLVFLVCFRAGSVFKLQEKSVGAQLPQILDTDIPLSEYQAAINPSDK, encoded by the coding sequence ATGGTTGAACTTAAGTACAAAGGATTTTATGCGTACAACCCTGATCAAGCCGCTGCAATCGCATTTGCTGTTCTCTTTGGGATTTTAACCCTTTCTGCGTCAGTGCAAATTATAAAGGTAGCACATACGAGCAAGAAACGTATCAGCACTTGGAAGTCCGCTGAGTTATCGGAGGAATATTCGACATTAAGATACTATTCCGATGCCAAGTTGAGGTGGACACACTTTCCTTTCATTCTAGGGATTGTTTTAGAGCTCGTAGGTTACGTGCTAAGGGCGATCACCATTAACAAACCCGCGATTTCAACTTTCATTGCACAGTCAGTGCTTGTATTGATAGCACCTTCACTTTATTCTGCTAGTATTTTTATGTTATTCAGCAAAATGGCACATCTCGCGTTTATGGAAAGATACATGGTAGTTCCTGCAAAATATAGTACGCTTTCCTTTCTAGTGGGTGACATGATTGGACGTATCCTGCAAGCTGCGGGAGGTGGACTGTTATCCTCAGTGAGCAGCAGGAACACCGGCCGTATCTTGATTATCGTGGGCCTATTTATCCAGATATTCTTTTATGGTGTTTTAATGTTCGACCAGATTTTCTTCCATTATAAGATGAAGACAACGCCCAGTAAAATTCTTCGGAATACTAATGGCTGGTTCCAATTCAATTATATACTTTTAAATGGAAACATCCTTATTATTGCTAGATCTATTATAAGAGTAATAGAATTCATTATGGGCTTACAAAGTTATATAAGTCGACACGAATGGTGCCTTTACGTTTTCGATACAGTCCCAATGTTTTTACTACCTTTAGTATTCCTAGTCTGTTTCCGTGCAGGAAGTGTTTTCAAACTGCAGGAAAAGTCAGTTGGCGCTCAATTGCCCCAGATATTAGATACAGACATACCTTTGTCCGAATACCAAGCGGCAATAAACCCGTCAGATAAATAA
- the FRE8 gene encoding putative ferric-chelate reductase (similar to Saccharomyces cerevisiae FRE8 (YLR047C); ancestral locus Anc_5.117): MGLKSITSWLKEHLPTFDVDVDKHFRTLRVRKYSQICLLISFIIICVVIPSMNCLLLTNKFFKICHHLKHHVFNRRSWIHKTHIYHKQSLQLCLVCLVFTSIFVFQGANRDLLEITKRMGRISVALMPPLLFLTLRPSPLPHTLYLALLPLHKWISRIVVLESVLHTWFYLYYMYINDALYVKMRKLPNIYGVIALGLFLLIAMTSIRYARRWSYRVFYYVHYISTWLIVVLLHYHARPGISYYTTLNVVILTGQIIYRLHISNIARATIVPISSSLSLLEFPLADLPKRPILPGGHLRINIYHRNFFRRWLSHLIPFQHPFTIASIPSDNLVRLIIRNGHFPLRTNEKYYITGAFEPELSFISKPSTPFDITTRSSKNPFRNNSSALINSPLNFIIKAQRVFMCVGGSGISFGLPLLRILNFNGVNVRLLWVSRDYKDLEVLNHFKNNFEGMEIYISGTEGSEQDIEIDYIDYHDPSSDLDNEGSNLSSREQVSALGDNCMLSDATAPRTEPNENTALLSKKSTLRTHQSTNTSGIPDINADDEIDFTYAFSRSKSRKNTTHGTLTTHSSFNGSNVFRQPKTIEPPAQDPCLATPPKKIRIPAGVKVYFGRPTLGDRDYEWCLQTECDAETDSIQCCRWANQGRDHAEYLSQVWVLAAGPRGLIESTRRWATDGGLHFHGESFAL, from the coding sequence ATGGGTTTAAAGTCTATTACCAGCTGGCTCAAGGAACATCTTCCCACGTTTGATGTTGACGTAGACAAACATTTTCGAACTTTAAGAGTACGCAAATATTCTCAGATATGtcttttaatttctttcatcataATATGTGTTGTTATACCCTCAATGAACTGCCTGTTGTTAACGAAcaaattcttcaagatCTGTCATCATTTAAAGCATCATGTCTTCAATAGGAGGTCATGGATCCACAAGACACATATTTATCATAAACAATCGCTACAGTTATGTTTAGTGTGCCTTGTTTTCacttcaatttttgtttttcaaggCGCTAACAGAGATCTCTTAGAGATTACCAAGCGCATGGGGAGAATTTCCGTTGCTTTGATGCCACccttattatttttaacCTTAAGACCATCACCATTGCCGCACACGTTATACTTAGCGTTGTTACCTCTTCATAAATGGATATCCAGAATTGTTGTGCTTGAATCTGTCCTTCACACGTGGTTCTATCTCTATTATATGTACATTAATGACGCGTTGTATgtaaaaatgagaaaacTACCCAACATTTATGGGGTTATTGCCCTTGGCCTTTTCCTACTCATCGCCATGACCTCCATAAGATACGCTAGACGATGGAGCTACAGAGTCTTTTACTATGTCCATTATATAAGTACATGGCTAATTGTGGTGTTGCTGCATTACCATGCTCGGCCAGGCATCTCATATTACACTACTTTGAATGTGGTCATCTTAACAGGGCAAATTATTTATAGACTCCATATTTCCAATATTGCAAGGGCTACAATTGTAcccatttcttcatcactatCTCTTTTGGAGTTCCCATTAGCAGATTTGCCCAAGCGTCCCATCCTCCCAGGAGGACATCTAAGGATTAATATTTACCATAGAAACTTTTTCAGGAGGTGGCTTTCCCATTTGATACCCTTCCAACATCCTTTTACCATAGCTAGTATACCAAGTGATAATTTGGTGAGACTAATTATTAGAAACGGGCATTTTCCATTGCGTACAAACGAAAAATATTACATAACAGGCGCTTTTGAACCAGAGTTAAGTTTCATCTCCAAGCCTAGTACTCCCTTTGATATTACCACGAGGTCTTCGAAGAATCCATTCCGAAACAACTCTTCTGCATTAATAAATTCGCCTTTAAATTTTATTATCAAAGCGCAAAGAGTGTTCATGTGTGTAGGAGGTTCAGGTATATCCTTTGGCTTGCCATTGCTTCGTATTTTAAATTTTAATGGTGTAAACGTTAGGTTGCTTTGGGTTTCCAGAGATTATAAGGATCTGGAAGTGTTAAACCActtcaaaaacaattttgaagGTATGGAGATATACATTAGTGGTACCGAAGGCAGTGAGCAGGACATCGAGATCGATTATATTGACTATCATGACCCTTCTTCAGACCTTGATAATGAAGGCAGTAATCTTTCTTCGAGGGAACAAGTTTCCGCGTTGGGAGATAATTGTATGCTGTCAGATGCCACCGCTCCACGTACTGAGCCGAATGAGAACACAGCCCTCTTGAGTAAGAAATCTACTTTGAGAACTCATCAATCGACCAACACAAGCGGTATACCCGACATTAATGCCGATGATGAAATAGATTTTACGTATGCCTTTAGTAGATCgaaatcaaggaaaaatacCACACACGGGACTCTAACTACACATTCGTCATTCAATGGATCGAACGTTTTCAGACAACCGAAAACCATTGAACCACCGGCCCAAGATCCCTGTTTAGCGACaccaccaaaaaaaattagaattCCAGCGGGTGTTAAAGTTTACTTTGGCAGGCCTACACTGGGAGATAGGGACTATGAATGGTGCCTGCAAACAGAATGTGATGCGGAGACAGATTCTATTCAATGTTGCAGGTGGGCGAATCAAGGCAGAGATCACGCTGAATATCTATCACAAGTATGGGTTCTCGCTGCTGGCCCTAGAGGCTTAATAGAAAGTACAAGAAGATGGGCAACAGATGGTGGACTACATTTTCACGGAGAAAGTTTTGCACTATGA